Within Clupea harengus unplaced genomic scaffold, Ch_v2.0.2, whole genome shotgun sequence, the genomic segment TCTACACCAAGCCTATCCAGCAGTTAGGTAATTTACAGACTAAGATATCAGAagtcagaaaacaagacacagTAAGATGGCATGGTGGCAAAATGAAATGATCAACAAGCCAGAGTATAGTATATCATTTAATGGGAGATGCAAGAGACCAGTAAATTAGTCCGGAGATTTGGACTCAGAAGTATGTTGATTGCAGTCCTTCCACATGTAAGATGACACCATCATAGCTACACAAGAGGTAAACAATAGTCTGTGTGTCtacagaaaacacaaatgacTCTAAGCTAAGCACTTAGGagtggggagacacacacaaacactcacacactcacacacacacacacacatacacacaccgagcTAAGCACTTAAGAagtggggagacacacacaaacactcacacacacacacacacacacacacacaccacacacctaaAATCCTTGAAAATTGCACATAGAAAAAACAAAGGGAAGCATAGTGTGGTTGAATAATCACATTTATAGAGGTCACATCTCTGACCTCATCAGTCACAACAGTGTGTTCTCAGTCCCAATGGTTCaacatacattcaaacaaatAGCCTAATCACTGAGAACACATTACATTCAGTCACTAAGCAGGCAGTTGCAATAAGTCTACATTTGTGGCAAACGCCTGCAGAGACATTGTCATGTACGTAACAAGCAGCCTGGCATTCCAGGTTAATGGCGTTTCCAACAGGCAAAGTCTCAAGTGAGATCTGATGTGTTTGGATCGGCTATTAACCACCAACCTCGCCAGCTCTGCTAAGGCAAAGCGCCCTTTTAGCTTCAAATTCTCAGTGGCTTTCATCTGAAGACTAATATTTGGACTCACAGGGAAGGTCATTGCAGTAAGAGCAAGGCTAGTATACAGAAAGCCTCTCTGGGTGGATACAAGCAGTAGCGCTACTTTGATTTTGTGCTGCGGTATGACCAGCAACCAGACAAAAATAGCATTGACTGTGGCATGTAAACACACCCTTTAACATTCTAATCGCCTGTGTACACATCTTTTTGCAATCGTAGTTTTGCAAACTTACTTCATAGATCaatttttatttacaaaaaataaaccTCAGTTGTGACTGACTTTGGGCAGCATAAAATACTTTCCAGTACTTAAAGTGGGGTTTCCCTGAATTGACACACGTGTGACTGTTGGACAACAGACACAGTTTACAGCCTACAAGATTGTTTCTCACTCTGACTAGTACAGAACCCCTCCGCTGAGAACCAATGAAACGCTCCTGATAGTTAGCAGGGCCTCCGTCAGCTGTgggagtggtgtttgtgtgtgtgtgtgtgtgtgtgtgtgtgtgtgtgtgtgtgtgtgtgtctgtgtgtgtgtgtgtgtctgtgtgtctgtgtgtgggagtggtgTGTAGGGGCCATCCGTAAGCTGTGGGACTGGTGTGTAGGTAGGGAGGGGAAGCATAGCAGTACGATAAGGGAAGATTTGCAAGGGGATCCCTATTTCCAAAAGAtattatttaaataataataaaaaagttaTTTGAACAGATTTGTTGAAGAGCTACATTCCTGGTTTGTTAGTAACATTAGTTCAGTGCAGTAGTTGagtccatctttcttttttctgagACTCAATGAATAATGAACTTtcctttttcatttaaaaaaagtcctTATCctgtaaatattttatattatactgGCCTAttatttataaatctacattAGTCATTTATATTAAcatttatattaatatatttatatttagtatCTATTCATATTAGTCTTGTTTTGACTTGTATCTGCAACAAATCCTGGTGCACAGAAATTTCATTCCAAAAACAAAAGTAGCCACAAAAGTAGTCATGACAGCAAGCAAGAACAGTACTACATCCACTGAGTGGTAGGTGTACCAAGGCATTTTGTAGGACTCTGTGCGCAGGTGAGCAGCACCTTTGTGTCTCATTACAAACTCAATCCAGAAGAGGGCTCGGTCCAGGGGCTTCATTGGCTGGTCTCTGTGCAGCCTGGAGAGCctctgcatgttctccctgtaggACGGCTCATGGAGCACTTCCTGTAAAGCCTGGAGGAACACCCCTCTGTCCAAAGAGGCGATGTCCACTACGGTTGCCACACCTTTAGCTTGCATTTTGGAAAGATTGTCTGCTTGATCAAATATCAAGGGAATGCCAACTATTGGCACCCCATGGTAGATGGCTTCTAGGATACCATTGGTGCCCCCATGAGACACAAAGACCTTGACCTTGGGATGTCCTAATAGGTCATTCTGAGGCAACCACTTCACCAGTAAGGTGTTGTTTCCCAGAGCAGATGGTCTGTCGCCAGGGTATCTCCAAATTACTTTCTGTGGCAGCTGAGCAAATGCAACAGCTATCTCATCAGCAATATCCCTCGGAAGCTGCCCCACCAAGGTACCCAAAGACATGATGATGACTCCGTGGTCTCCAGAGCTCTGTACAAAGTCCTCCAGGTCTTGAGGAAGGGGCTTTGCTGGCTTACACTGGAACCCACCCATGTAAACAACGTTAGGCATAGTGGGGCGTGGGAACTCAAACACAAAGTCGACTCGCATCAGCCAAATGTCTGCCGCCTGAAATAGCTCAAAGTAGTCTACGTCTGGACCAAAGTACCTGTTAACCAAGGCCGAATAGGGCGGCCCAACAGTACGGCGGTAAAGAAACATCCTGAAGCCATACATGAGAAAGTTGCGTACTCTCTGAACAAAAGTCATTTGATCGGTCAGTTTGGCCACGGGGAATGGAACATACGAAGGCGGCGAGGGAGCGATGGCAAAATGACCCTCGCCGTGCACCGTCCACCGCACGTTAAAGATGAGTGGCAGTTTGAGGTAGTGGGCCAGTACCACTCCTCCGCCGTTGGCAGGGTCTGTTAAAACCAAGTCGTACCTGGCGTCCTGAAGAGCCTGCACCAGCTCAGGGTCCCCCAGCATCTGTGCCACCATCTCACAGACCTTGTGGTGAACCTCCGAGAACTTCTCCTTGAGCTCCATGTCCAAAGCGAGCCGAGTCCAAACGGAGGATCCCTCCCTTTGAATCTGCAGCTGTCTGGACACGAATGAGCTGAAGAAAGCCTCATCTGCTCCGGCAGCGATGTCTATGGTGAGCGAGGTATAGTAGGGGGAGTGCTCCTGGATGTACCAGCTGTCTGCGGGTCGGACGACCGTCACACCGTGGCCGTGCGCATGGAGCTCCTCGATCAGCACCTTCATGTTTACCCAGTGGCTTCCATCTTGTGGAAATACCAGTACCTTTCCACTGAGGGTCAGCGGAATTAGAAGCGTCagaagacagatggagaggtcTACTGATGGCGTCATGTCCTTAACAGCTCATCTGTTTCCCCCTAAAGCATgtccaaacagacacagacataaaaacacagacacatacacacacaaacacaaacaaacacatacacacaagagaaAGATTCAAAATCATATTCCAACCTAGGCTTTCAGctccaaaacaaatgtatgGCCGGCTAAAACAGAACATCAATTTGAATGCAATGTAATGAGTGGCAGTAGCATTCAGAGTAAAGGGCCACAACTACTACAAATTGGACTCTGACTACTGTCCATTCTCTGTGCTTAAATCTAATGTCTTAATGTACCTGGTAAATGAAGTATGGCCCCATTGTATTAACCCTTCATTAATAATGGattatattattaataaaaCAAATTATTGTTCTCCTGTTACTTAACATGGTTTGTAAATAACATTACAAATTCAAACATTTTTCTTAAGATGGCACACATGTTTAAAGAAAGATAACCAATCTGAACACTCTACAGACTACAACAGTGTTAACTTGAACAGTCTTTGATGATGCAAGGCCTAATTTCTGTGTGCCGCTAATCATTACTGGTCATCACTCAGTCCCATATGcaagtgcacgcacacacacaattgcagtGTATTTGAAATAACACTATTGAAAAAGACCCTCCCACTCCCACTATGATTACTTTAAAGAAACATTAAATATCCTTAATGTTAATCATTGTTCATAGATTCAGGGACAGTTATGGGGCTTAACTACCACATCATAGAGGAAGTAATAAATTACTTTCAAGTTAAACTACAACATATACAAAAGTGTGGCATTCCAGATGACATTACGGTGACCCTCTGTCGTAATATCGACCCTAAAGTTTTTCGTGGTTCTTCACGCTATACAACAGAGTGGAAGTGTTGTTGAAATTATTCTAACATTCAACTAGTACAGTAGTAGAACGTTTCTATACGAAAATAGAGAAGGCTAGGTCAAGCTAACGGCTTACAAGTCCCTGTATCCTTAGGCTACAGAGTACACGTTTTCGACAAATATCTCGCATGAAAGAACTTACCTTTATTATATTCACACGTCAGTTACAACCCATATCAGAGAAAAGTCTATTTAGTGCAAATATCGCTGATGTGCCAACATCTGAAAAATGAACACTTCCTTGATTGGCATAATGAAAGAAATCCATCTGACGACGTGGAGTTTGAGGAAGCGACACAGCGCTGCTCTGCGCTCGCTGAAATGCATGCCCTGCTTTATGCTGTCAAAATTCTCTCCCAAAAGCGACGAGTGCTTTTGAAGCCACCGTCACGTTATGCACGTTAACTCTTTGTTGGCTACTTGAGTTTCACAAAACTGAACGTATGAAAAAGTTGACACGGTGAACGTTCCACTTGAGATTTGCCTCAGTTTCCATACACTTTATTGGCCTTTCCTGATTCCCACCAAAAGTAAATAATTCCGTTTTATTCAGTAAGCCTACTTAAGATCAGTTCTTTAATTTAATTCAGATCAAAATATAATAACTGGTCAGTGTCGAGGGACAACAGTGggtcaaactcaaatacacttTGAAAGTTACATTATGCAGGCGCAAACAAGATGGTGAGACTAAATAGACTAAATACACCTTTGTTTTCTTCAAAGACTAAATTGGTAATCCAGACCCCTTTGATTCCTTCTAATCGGATGACCTTTGGTGATCACAGTATACCCAAATCACTTTTCTGTAAAAAGCATAGCATACTTTTTAGACAAGATATTTTATACCTTTCTATTAGTCATACATTTCTCAGACTTTTGACTTTTCATAATTTGCTCATTATTAAAATTAGTAATACAAAATGGCAGCCGTTACAGTAGTATGCATGTTCTGTTTGCAATTGTAAACCTTTTAATCTaccttattttttattttattacacagGCGTAACAAATACCTGATAACAGCAAAAATAATCAAAACTATCAAGGACAAAACAGCAACCAAAAACAGTACTACATCCACTGAGTGGTAGGCGTACCAGGGCATCTTGTAGGACTCTGTGCGCAGGTGAGCAGCACCTTTGTGTCTCATTACAAACTCAATCCAGAAGAGGGCTCGGTCCAGGGGCTTCACTGGCTGGTCTCTGTGCAGCCTGGAGAGCctctgcatgttctccctgtaggACGGCTCACGGAGCACTTCCTGTAAGCCCTGGAGCAGAGTGCCTTTTTCTAGCGTAGCAACAGAGAGTATTGTTGCCCCACCTCTTACTTTCAGCCTGAGAAGGTTGTCATACTGGTCGAAGAACAGAGGTATACCCACAACTGGAACGCCATGATAAAGAGCTTCCTGCACTCCATTTGTTCCTCCATGGGCCACAAAGAGTTTTATTTTGGGGTGTCCCAGAATATCATTCTGTGGCATCCAGTCAACCAGCAGGGTGTTGTTGCCCAGGGTCGAAGGTCTTTCTCCAGTGTACTTCCAAATGACTTTCTGGGGCAACTCAGCAAAAGCAGCAGCTATTTCTTCAGTAATATCACTCGGAAGTTGACTGACAAATGTCCCCAAAGACATGAGAATGACTCCATGTTCTCCAGAGCTCTGTACAAAGTCCT encodes:
- the LOC122130403 gene encoding UDP-glucuronosyltransferase 2A1-like, with protein sequence MTPSVDLSICLLTLLIPLTLSGKVLVFPQDGSHWVNMKVLIEELHAHGHGVTVVRPADSWYIQEHSPYYTSLTIDIAAGADEAFFSSFVSRQLQIQREGSSVWTRLALDMELKEKFSEVHHKVCEMVAQMLGDPELVQALQDARYDLVLTDPANGGGVVLAHYLKLPLIFNVRWTVHGEGHFAIAPSPPSYVPFPVAKLTDQMTFVQRVRNFLMYGFRMFLYRRTVGPPYSALVNRYFGPDVDYFELFQAADIWLMRVDFVFEFPRPTMPNVVYMGGFQCKPAKPLPQDLEDFVQSSGDHGVIIMSLGTLVGQLPRDIADEIAVAFAQLPQKVIWRYPGDRPSALGNNTLLVKWLPQNDLLGHPKVKVFVSHGGTNGILEAIYHGVPIVGIPLIFDQADNLSKMQAKGVATVVDIASLDRGVFLQALQEVLHEPSYRENMQRLSRLHRDQPMKPLDRALFWIEFVMRHKGAAHLRTESYKMPWYTYHSVDVVLFLLAVMTTFVATFVFGMKFLCTRICCRYKSKQD